One region of Haloprofundus salilacus genomic DNA includes:
- a CDS encoding carboxypeptidase M32, translating to MATEASTESAPDAYGELVQKVKRISNVQNAAGVLGWDQQVMMPDEGTPARSQQLSTLSAISHELLVDDGIGELLEELEGEELSDEQAAVVREVRREYERAARVPTELVQEISETSSEALPAWKEAKAENDFSKFAPLLERHVELQREYAEHVDPDRDPYEVLFAEFEPYLPLEQAEEILDEVRETLVPMIAEIRESETDLATDAFAGTFDEDEQMELSRKTLDTLGYPWERGRIDVAPHPFSTGTTFDARVTTRFDESDPLGAVFSTIHEFGHATYTHGLPDEAYGTPLGEARDLSVHESQSRLWENHVGRSKAFWELFLPTFQQQFPQSDDVTVEEAYEAANQVYEDNLIRVEADELTYHMHIVIRFEIERMLISGELDVEDVPEVWNDKYEEYLGIRPETDSEGCLQDIHWSHGNFGYFPTYSLGSVMAAQLFAAAEEEIDDLEGQIRSGEFDDLHEWLTENVHSHGQRYETNDLVVEATGEDFVADYFLDYVTEKYGELYDLDSA from the coding sequence ATGGCAACCGAAGCCTCCACGGAGTCCGCGCCGGACGCGTACGGCGAACTCGTCCAGAAAGTCAAGCGAATTTCGAACGTCCAGAACGCGGCGGGCGTGCTCGGCTGGGACCAGCAGGTGATGATGCCCGACGAGGGGACGCCCGCGCGCTCCCAGCAGCTGTCGACGCTGTCGGCTATCAGCCACGAACTGCTCGTCGACGACGGCATCGGCGAACTGCTCGAGGAGTTGGAGGGCGAGGAGCTTTCGGACGAGCAGGCGGCCGTCGTCCGCGAAGTGCGCCGCGAGTACGAGCGTGCCGCGCGCGTGCCGACCGAACTCGTCCAGGAGATCTCGGAGACGTCCTCCGAGGCGCTGCCCGCGTGGAAGGAGGCGAAAGCCGAAAACGACTTTTCGAAGTTCGCGCCGCTGCTCGAACGCCACGTCGAACTCCAGCGCGAGTACGCCGAGCACGTCGACCCGGACAGAGACCCCTACGAGGTGCTGTTCGCGGAGTTCGAGCCGTACCTCCCGCTCGAACAGGCGGAGGAAATCCTCGACGAAGTTCGTGAAACGCTCGTCCCGATGATCGCGGAGATTCGCGAGTCCGAGACGGACCTCGCGACGGACGCCTTCGCCGGGACGTTCGACGAGGACGAGCAGATGGAGCTCTCGCGGAAGACGCTCGACACACTCGGCTACCCGTGGGAGCGCGGCCGCATCGACGTCGCGCCGCACCCGTTCTCCACCGGGACGACGTTCGACGCGCGCGTGACGACGCGCTTCGACGAGTCCGACCCGCTTGGTGCAGTGTTCTCGACTATCCACGAGTTCGGCCACGCGACGTACACCCACGGCCTGCCGGACGAGGCGTACGGCACGCCGCTGGGCGAGGCGCGCGACCTCTCGGTCCACGAGTCACAGTCGCGGCTGTGGGAGAACCACGTCGGCCGCTCGAAGGCGTTCTGGGAGCTGTTCCTGCCGACCTTCCAACAGCAGTTCCCGCAGTCCGACGACGTGACCGTCGAGGAGGCGTACGAGGCGGCGAACCAGGTGTACGAGGACAACCTGATCCGCGTCGAGGCGGACGAGCTCACCTACCACATGCACATCGTCATCCGCTTCGAGATCGAGCGGATGCTCATCTCGGGCGAACTCGACGTCGAGGACGTCCCTGAAGTGTGGAACGACAAGTACGAGGAGTACCTCGGCATCCGCCCCGAGACGGATTCGGAGGGCTGCCTGCAGGACATCCACTGGAGCCACGGCAACTTCGGCTACTTCCCGACGTACTCGCTCGGTAGCGTGATGGCCGCACAGCTGTTCGCGGCCGCTGAGGAGGAGATCGACGACCTAGAGGGGCAGATTCGCAGCGGCGAGTTCGACGACCTCCACGAGTGGCTCACCGAGAACGTCCACAGCCACGGACAGCGCTACGAGACGAACGACCTCGTCGTAGAGGCGACGGGCGAGGATTTCGTCGCCGACTACTTCCTCGACTACGTTACCGAGAAGTACGGCGAACTGTACGACCTCGATTCGGCGTAG
- a CDS encoding PrsW family intramembrane metalloprotease, with protein sequence MTNERDPIEQASAGSLDLYDVSTWEERSSLDGLSVFLWKLMTAVFRFVIVLVALLLLIAIGGLTMISTPEVGMLTVLSVIPALGLAGYVYYSDVTSSEPLSLLIATFLLGVLTANFAALLNSAFQQYFQIIPVLGMVFFYYIIVGPVEETVKLLAVRLYAYRSDRFDAVIDGAVYGAMAGLGFATIENALYITQGVELTRLDFGLELIGVGGEITAVRALAGPGHVIYSAFAGYYLGLAKFNRENSGPIVIKGLLIAAFIHATYNTTVGLGSGLIWLALQTVVPFSVPQLVAYLCYVILYDGFFGYLLYRKIKRYRNTYWAVHDDKTVRDESVLEEST encoded by the coding sequence ATGACGAACGAACGGGACCCGATCGAACAAGCGTCGGCAGGGTCGCTCGATCTGTACGACGTGTCGACGTGGGAGGAACGGAGCTCCCTCGACGGCTTGTCGGTTTTCCTCTGGAAACTGATGACGGCGGTGTTCCGCTTCGTCATCGTCCTCGTCGCGTTGTTGTTGCTCATCGCCATCGGCGGACTCACGATGATCTCGACCCCCGAAGTGGGGATGCTCACGGTGCTGTCGGTGATTCCCGCGCTCGGACTGGCGGGCTACGTGTACTACTCGGACGTGACCAGCAGCGAACCGCTGTCGCTGCTCATCGCGACGTTTCTGCTCGGCGTCCTCACGGCGAACTTCGCGGCGCTCCTCAACAGCGCCTTCCAGCAGTACTTCCAGATTATCCCTGTTCTCGGGATGGTGTTCTTCTACTACATAATCGTCGGTCCGGTCGAGGAGACTGTGAAACTGCTCGCGGTCCGCCTGTACGCCTACCGAAGCGACCGATTCGACGCCGTCATCGACGGCGCGGTGTACGGCGCGATGGCCGGTCTCGGCTTCGCGACCATCGAGAACGCGCTGTACATCACGCAGGGAGTCGAACTCACCCGGTTGGATTTCGGACTCGAACTCATCGGCGTCGGCGGCGAGATAACGGCGGTTCGAGCGCTCGCCGGACCCGGGCACGTCATCTACTCGGCGTTCGCGGGCTACTATCTAGGTCTCGCGAAGTTTAACCGTGAGAACAGCGGTCCCATCGTCATCAAAGGATTGCTCATCGCGGCGTTCATCCACGCGACGTACAACACCACCGTCGGTCTCGGGTCGGGCCTCATCTGGCTCGCTCTACAGACGGTGGTGCCGTTCAGCGTTCCACAGCTCGTCGCCTACCTCTGCTACGTCATCCTCTACGACGGCTTCTTCGGCTACCTGCTTTACCGGAAGATCAAACGCTACCGCAACACCTACTGGGCGGTTCACGACGACAAAACCGTCCGCGACGAGAGCGTCCTCGAGGAGTCGACGTAA
- a CDS encoding DUF7532 family protein, with the protein MHFDSRTQAALREVGLDGEQIREASDLVAEAVAADADALATFFDSETIYSDMELAHSSDEIQQHIVDHVDLYTHGASMRGYLQFDSWGVPIEGGRVLSEEVVELTFGPTVHDRVRFARDADAL; encoded by the coding sequence ATGCACTTCGACTCGCGCACGCAGGCGGCGCTCCGGGAGGTCGGTCTCGACGGCGAGCAGATTCGGGAGGCGTCGGACCTCGTTGCGGAGGCGGTCGCGGCGGACGCCGACGCGCTGGCGACGTTCTTCGACAGCGAGACAATCTACTCCGACATGGAACTGGCCCACAGCAGCGACGAGATTCAGCAGCACATCGTCGACCACGTGGATCTCTACACCCACGGCGCGAGCATGCGCGGCTACCTCCAGTTCGACTCGTGGGGCGTCCCCATCGAAGGCGGTCGCGTCCTCTCCGAGGAGGTCGTCGAACTGACGTTCGGTCCCACGGTCCACGACCGAGTGCGGTTCGCCCGCGACGCCGACGCGCTATGA
- a CDS encoding UvrD-helicase domain-containing protein, translated as MAETDPTVTRLFGGPGSGKTTALLNRVEELLEEDDVEFRDILVVSYTRAAAQEVRERLAERLDVSPRALQGNVCTMHAKAYELLNLSRGDVVGEKNKKEFCEEFGLEYEDEYGGKGRRTARSTTIGNKVIATSQWLQRTQREVADWYDVPFQWNVEKVRLPPEIDPNAQEGNKYTPTWPSSDDRVDIPEAIRGWRNYKGQNGLVGFADMLERVKQRSLLPSVDYLVIDEFQDITTLQYEVYEEWKPHMKRVLIAGDDDQVVYAWQGADPNLLLDAERDEDEVLPNSYRLPSRILNVVNREIRHIDKRQEKDLKPRKEGGVVEAVESPSMLNLVRNVRYTVQQDDGDIMLLFRARYQMFQFIDDFIKEGIPFSVLTDQRMWTDRLTQYVRAVERIENEEPITGLQARRLADMLQESAFGSNDRDDLYDLIDDYEEEADVDDLAEIEIPLDEVKNFAPFLPDSTSASDMVRKVTSFQRKSIDAYFGGKYEGMDPNRVRIGTIHSAKGREADHVFVATDLTEKVVEQMAATVEQQSIEVEGVEEFTKTTSPVPVLTNNERRVFYVGMSRARERLVLLENLVDGAPTLPISVLLHNEIRDEPAEELLEKAQEPPAPEPEP; from the coding sequence ATGGCTGAGACAGACCCCACCGTCACTCGACTTTTCGGTGGTCCGGGTAGCGGAAAGACGACTGCCCTCCTCAATCGCGTCGAGGAGTTGCTCGAAGAGGACGACGTGGAGTTCAGGGACATCCTCGTCGTCTCGTACACGCGAGCGGCGGCACAAGAGGTCAGAGAGCGTCTCGCGGAGCGGCTCGACGTCTCTCCCCGCGCGCTCCAAGGCAACGTCTGCACGATGCACGCGAAGGCGTACGAACTGCTCAACCTCTCGCGCGGCGACGTCGTCGGCGAGAAGAACAAAAAGGAGTTCTGCGAGGAGTTCGGTCTCGAGTACGAGGACGAGTACGGCGGCAAAGGGCGTCGAACAGCCCGCTCGACGACCATCGGCAACAAGGTCATCGCGACGAGCCAGTGGCTCCAGCGGACTCAGCGCGAGGTCGCCGACTGGTACGACGTGCCGTTCCAGTGGAACGTCGAGAAAGTCCGCCTCCCACCCGAGATCGACCCTAACGCACAGGAAGGGAACAAGTACACCCCGACGTGGCCGTCCTCGGACGACCGCGTCGACATCCCCGAGGCGATCCGCGGGTGGCGCAACTACAAGGGGCAGAACGGACTCGTCGGCTTCGCCGACATGCTCGAACGGGTCAAACAGCGCTCGCTGCTGCCGAGCGTCGACTACCTCGTCATCGACGAGTTCCAGGACATCACGACGCTGCAGTACGAGGTGTACGAGGAGTGGAAACCGCACATGAAGCGCGTGCTCATCGCGGGCGACGACGACCAGGTCGTCTATGCGTGGCAGGGCGCGGACCCCAATCTCCTCTTGGATGCCGAACGCGACGAGGACGAGGTGCTGCCGAACTCCTACCGCCTCCCCTCGCGCATCCTCAACGTCGTCAACCGGGAAATTCGCCACATCGACAAGCGCCAGGAGAAGGACCTCAAACCCAGAAAGGAGGGCGGCGTCGTCGAAGCCGTCGAGAGTCCGTCGATGCTCAACCTCGTCCGCAACGTCCGCTACACTGTCCAGCAGGACGACGGCGACATCATGCTGCTGTTCCGGGCGCGCTACCAGATGTTCCAGTTCATCGACGACTTCATCAAGGAGGGTATCCCGTTCAGCGTGCTCACCGACCAGCGGATGTGGACCGACCGCCTCACCCAGTACGTCCGCGCCGTCGAGCGAATCGAGAACGAGGAGCCGATCACCGGCCTGCAGGCGCGCCGCCTCGCCGACATGCTCCAGGAGTCGGCGTTCGGGTCGAACGACCGCGACGACCTCTACGACCTCATCGACGACTACGAGGAGGAAGCCGACGTCGACGACCTCGCCGAAATCGAGATTCCGCTCGACGAGGTGAAGAACTTCGCGCCGTTCCTCCCCGACTCGACCTCCGCCAGCGACATGGTTCGGAAGGTGACGAGTTTCCAGCGGAAGTCCATCGACGCGTACTTCGGCGGGAAGTACGAGGGGATGGACCCCAACCGCGTCCGCATTGGCACCATCCACTCCGCGAAGGGTCGCGAGGCCGACCACGTGTTCGTCGCCACCGACCTCACCGAGAAGGTGGTCGAGCAGATGGCCGCCACCGTCGAACAGCAGAGCATCGAAGTCGAGGGCGTCGAGGAGTTCACGAAGACGACGAGTCCCGTCCCGGTGCTGACGAACAACGAGCGCCGCGTGTTCTACGTCGGGATGAGCCGTGCGCGCGAGCGCCTCGTGCTCCTCGAAAACCTCGTCGACGGTGCGCCGACGCTCCCCATCAGCGTCCTCCTACACAACGAGATTCGCGACGAACCAGCCGAGGAGCTGCTGGAAAAGGCCCAGGAGCCGCCGGCGCCGGAACCCGAACCGTAG
- a CDS encoding GYD domain-containing protein, translated as MPTFVMLFNLTQKGTENIDQSPDRLEKLKERTESLGGEFKDFYMTFGQYDFVYIAELPDDQAAAHLALTYGKGGAGETETLKAFTEDEYRDVIANLPE; from the coding sequence ATGCCAACTTTTGTCATGCTGTTCAACCTGACTCAGAAAGGCACAGAAAACATCGATCAGAGTCCCGATCGGCTCGAAAAACTCAAAGAGAGAACCGAATCCTTGGGCGGCGAATTCAAGGACTTCTACATGACGTTCGGACAGTACGACTTCGTGTACATCGCTGAGCTACCTGATGATCAAGCAGCCGCACACCTTGCACTCACATACGGGAAGGGCGGTGCTGGCGAAACCGAGACACTCAAAGCCTTCACAGAAGACGAATATCGCGATGTCATCGCCAATCTCCCTGAGTAG
- a CDS encoding DUF7533 family protein encodes MALGILDTVGLAATLVFAIPVAVYGVEQLASGETLFGVALLAVAAAMVLVPRYVTTPDDIPGKAAEKAVGTAVKSPEKSEKNEQRENQD; translated from the coding sequence ATGGCGCTCGGAATCTTGGACACGGTGGGACTGGCCGCGACGCTCGTTTTCGCCATCCCGGTGGCGGTGTACGGCGTCGAACAGCTCGCGAGCGGGGAGACGCTCTTCGGTGTCGCCCTCTTGGCCGTCGCCGCCGCGATGGTGCTCGTTCCGCGCTACGTCACGACGCCCGACGACATCCCCGGCAAAGCCGCCGAGAAGGCCGTCGGTACGGCGGTCAAGTCGCCCGAGAAGAGCGAGAAGAACGAGCAGCGCGAAAACCAGGATTAG
- a CDS encoding HVO_0416 family zinc finger protein translates to MASAPSDDLFDQFLADRGHETEPQRWDRSYNKKQCPDCGALHDDDAITCTVCGWDPYA, encoded by the coding sequence ATGGCATCCGCACCCAGCGACGACCTGTTCGACCAGTTTTTGGCTGACCGTGGTCACGAGACGGAACCGCAGCGCTGGGATCGATCCTATAACAAGAAACAGTGTCCCGACTGCGGGGCGCTACACGACGACGACGCGATAACGTGTACCGTCTGCGGGTGGGACCCGTACGCCTAA
- a CDS encoding M24 family metallopeptidase, giving the protein MADDSRTASGEPDARTSGQDAPAASWPDQPSTDYEFLEAALAETGTEAFVHVGDRFDDDLRYLTRFSGPDRDYAFVFVGDAGDGDEPTTTLCAPALFEEQAEREFPGDEVRMAGVGDPAGERACTVLDDALGGDGTVLVPQGIPHDAAVYLERGGYELRSTSAVADGRAVKTDEELDCLRRVQRATARGMARAETILAESTPEGDELYWEGAPLSTERLRRQVNATLAGYGVRDAGNTVVGAGPSCADLHFTGIDDIAPGETVLLDISPRGPHGYYGDLTRTFVVDGDGGWERRAYVAVEAAQRAAFDELNAGAGVAASTVHEEAAAEIAAYGFSVGNEPGFTHGTGHGVGMSLHEAPSLRADDALQAGMVVTVEPGVYDSTQGGVRIEDLVVVTEDGYDVLAEYPTHIVPRKR; this is encoded by the coding sequence ATGGCCGACGATTCGAGAACCGCGTCGGGAGAACCGGACGCACGAACGTCGGGACAGGACGCGCCCGCCGCATCGTGGCCGGACCAACCGAGTACCGACTACGAGTTTCTCGAAGCGGCGCTCGCCGAAACCGGTACAGAGGCGTTCGTTCACGTCGGCGACCGCTTCGACGACGACTTGCGCTATCTCACGCGATTCTCAGGACCCGACCGTGACTACGCGTTCGTCTTCGTCGGCGACGCGGGAGACGGCGACGAGCCCACCACGACGCTCTGTGCGCCCGCCCTCTTCGAAGAACAGGCGGAGCGCGAGTTCCCCGGCGACGAAGTCCGGATGGCCGGCGTCGGCGACCCGGCGGGCGAGCGCGCCTGCACCGTGCTCGACGACGCGCTCGGCGGCGACGGGACCGTGCTCGTCCCACAGGGGATTCCGCACGACGCCGCGGTTTACCTCGAACGCGGGGGCTACGAACTGCGTTCGACGAGCGCCGTCGCTGACGGGCGAGCGGTGAAGACAGACGAGGAGTTAGACTGCCTCCGTCGCGTCCAGCGGGCGACGGCCCGCGGGATGGCGCGGGCGGAGACGATTCTGGCGGAATCGACGCCGGAGGGCGACGAACTGTACTGGGAGGGCGCGCCGCTGTCGACCGAACGCCTGCGCCGACAGGTGAACGCCACCTTGGCTGGTTACGGCGTCCGCGACGCGGGCAACACCGTCGTCGGCGCGGGGCCGTCGTGCGCGGACCTGCACTTCACCGGGATAGACGACATCGCGCCGGGTGAGACAGTGCTTCTCGACATCTCGCCGCGCGGGCCGCACGGCTACTACGGCGACCTGACGCGGACGTTCGTCGTCGACGGCGACGGCGGGTGGGAGCGCCGCGCGTACGTCGCCGTCGAAGCCGCGCAGCGGGCGGCGTTCGACGAACTCAACGCGGGCGCGGGAGTCGCGGCGAGTACGGTCCACGAGGAGGCCGCCGCCGAAATCGCCGCCTACGGCTTCTCGGTCGGCAACGAACCCGGGTTCACCCACGGGACGGGCCACGGCGTCGGCATGAGCCTCCACGAAGCGCCGTCGCTGCGGGCGGACGATGCGTTGCAAGCGGGGATGGTCGTCACGGTGGAACCGGGCGTCTACGACTCGACGCAGGGCGGTGTCCGAATCGAGGATCTGGTCGTGGTGACGGAGGACGGCTACGACGTTCTCGCCGAGTATCCGACACACATCGTCCCTCGGAAACGCTAA
- a CDS encoding DUF402 domain-containing protein, giving the protein MNVRVRGIYTTALTRLFLDAGDDVVQASPPIQRRFDADFEAETHDVAVATTDDRQGVGVSGDEAAVERACARLRAVAVDAFAWTDPAPEGAVFDGRVTDTLGGGAVVDLGETDGYLPYRNADDRVENGDTVRVQVTSSTPPWDDDRPRLDTELRAHDGLVTLVPGQEGTTVATHDDAAGRELAGMTDLLDPDVPEGWGIRWRHSATEADMTALHEALDGASKRARALDATLDDPIGDPGVVAPVAGAWVWFGRESRFALDDLRRKVSTTMPGHHRTKAAANAASAGVDLAEALCEFREGEFPFGVVADQFGPVEGDSVSIGHGKPDGRLITLGSGEVVERDDEGTVAVERTISGGGRYDALGTRREAGDTALTKFREGRWWYPTVYRGADGERKGTYVNVCTPVECFPDEIRYVDLHVDVVKHPNGRVERVDDDELDAAVEAGHVSEELAEKTRQVASSLERAL; this is encoded by the coding sequence ATGAACGTCCGCGTTCGCGGTATCTACACGACAGCGTTGACCCGCCTCTTTCTCGACGCGGGCGACGACGTAGTGCAGGCGTCGCCGCCCATCCAGCGGCGCTTCGACGCCGATTTCGAAGCCGAGACGCACGACGTGGCCGTCGCGACCACCGACGACCGTCAGGGCGTCGGCGTCTCCGGCGACGAGGCGGCCGTCGAACGCGCCTGCGCCCGACTCCGAGCGGTCGCCGTCGACGCTTTCGCGTGGACCGACCCTGCGCCCGAGGGGGCGGTGTTCGACGGACGGGTGACCGACACGCTCGGCGGCGGCGCCGTCGTCGACCTCGGCGAGACGGACGGCTACCTGCCGTATCGCAACGCCGACGACCGCGTCGAAAACGGCGACACGGTCCGCGTGCAAGTGACATCGTCGACGCCGCCGTGGGACGACGACCGACCGCGCTTGGACACCGAACTCCGCGCACACGACGGTCTCGTGACGCTCGTCCCCGGTCAGGAGGGGACGACGGTGGCGACGCACGACGACGCGGCCGGTCGGGAACTCGCCGGGATGACGGATCTGCTGGACCCTGACGTCCCCGAGGGGTGGGGCATCCGCTGGAGACACAGCGCGACGGAGGCGGACATGACCGCGCTGCACGAGGCGCTCGACGGCGCGAGCAAGCGCGCTCGGGCGCTGGACGCGACGCTCGACGACCCAATCGGCGACCCCGGCGTCGTCGCTCCCGTCGCCGGGGCGTGGGTGTGGTTCGGCCGCGAGTCGCGCTTCGCGCTTGACGACCTGCGCCGCAAGGTGTCGACGACGATGCCCGGCCACCACCGGACGAAAGCCGCCGCTAATGCGGCGAGCGCGGGCGTCGACCTTGCGGAAGCGCTCTGCGAGTTCCGGGAAGGAGAGTTCCCGTTCGGCGTCGTCGCCGACCAGTTCGGCCCCGTCGAAGGCGACTCCGTCAGCATCGGCCACGGCAAACCGGATGGTCGGCTCATCACCCTCGGCTCGGGCGAAGTCGTCGAGCGCGACGACGAAGGCACGGTCGCGGTCGAACGGACGATCTCCGGCGGCGGTCGGTACGACGCGCTCGGGACGCGTCGCGAGGCGGGCGACACGGCGCTCACGAAGTTCCGCGAGGGCCGCTGGTGGTATCCGACGGTCTACCGGGGTGCCGACGGCGAGCGGAAAGGGACGTACGTCAACGTCTGCACGCCGGTCGAGTGTTTCCCCGACGAGATTCGCTACGTCGACCTGCACGTCGACGTAGTGAAGCATCCGAACGGACGCGTCGAGCGCGTCGACGACGACGAACTTGACGCGGCGGTCGAAGCGGGCCACGTCTCCGAGGAACTGGCCGAGAAAACGCGCCAGGTCGCCTCCTCGTTGGAGCGGGCGCTCTGA
- a CDS encoding carboxypeptidase M32 has product MSSTHETTAEAYDDLLDQYRRISNVDHASGYLMWDQHVMMPKGGAPARAEQQSALSAVHHDLLTSDDLTEALGAVDESELDDDEQAVVCEVRRQHERAANVPSDLVEDLTKAQAEAHEAWQEAKENDDFDAFAPHLQRLLDLHRERAEHIDPDRDPFEVMFEDREPHLPLSKVEEVFDDLRETLIPLIENVRKNGDDLPTPFTSTYPDEAQQALSEAALDAFGYPEERGRLDTSAHPFTFGTQFDARVTTRYHDDDPLDALMATIHEFGHASYQLGLPDEQYATPLGESVSSGIHESQSRYWENHVGRTRAFWNFFLSEVKSNLPDADDVTAESAYAAANRIKPDNLIRVEADEATYHLHIILRFEIERQLVAGEIDVEDVPQVWGDTFEEYLGIRPDSDAEGCLQDIHWSSWFASFQNYTIGSVFAAQLDATIREEFDDVDGMIREGEFEPLWDWLTENVHSHGKRYPTDELIVEATGEPLTAEYFSEYVTEKFEALYGL; this is encoded by the coding sequence ATGTCATCGACTCACGAGACGACGGCCGAGGCGTACGACGACCTCCTCGACCAGTACAGGCGCATCTCGAACGTCGACCACGCCTCTGGCTACCTCATGTGGGACCAGCACGTGATGATGCCGAAAGGCGGCGCGCCCGCCCGCGCCGAGCAGCAGTCCGCGCTCTCCGCGGTTCACCACGACCTCCTGACTAGCGACGACCTCACGGAAGCGCTCGGCGCGGTCGACGAATCAGAACTCGACGACGACGAACAGGCCGTCGTCTGCGAGGTGCGACGCCAACACGAGCGCGCCGCGAACGTGCCGAGCGACCTCGTCGAGGACCTCACAAAGGCGCAGGCGGAGGCGCACGAAGCGTGGCAAGAAGCGAAGGAGAACGACGACTTCGACGCGTTCGCGCCGCACCTCCAACGACTGCTGGACCTCCACCGCGAGCGCGCCGAGCACATCGACCCCGACCGCGACCCGTTCGAAGTGATGTTCGAGGACCGCGAACCGCACCTCCCGCTCTCCAAGGTGGAGGAGGTGTTCGACGACCTCCGCGAGACCCTGATTCCGCTCATCGAAAACGTCCGGAAGAACGGTGACGACCTCCCGACGCCCTTCACGAGCACGTACCCCGACGAAGCGCAGCAGGCACTCTCTGAGGCGGCGCTCGACGCCTTCGGCTACCCCGAGGAGCGCGGGCGACTCGACACCTCCGCGCACCCCTTCACCTTCGGCACGCAGTTCGACGCCCGCGTGACGACGCGCTACCACGACGACGACCCGCTCGACGCGCTGATGGCGACCATCCACGAGTTCGGCCACGCCTCCTACCAACTCGGCCTGCCCGACGAGCAGTACGCGACGCCGCTCGGCGAGTCGGTCAGCAGCGGCATCCACGAGTCCCAATCCCGGTACTGGGAGAATCACGTCGGCCGAACCCGTGCTTTCTGGAACTTTTTCCTGTCCGAGGTCAAATCCAACTTGCCCGACGCCGACGACGTAACTGCGGAAAGCGCCTACGCCGCCGCCAATCGCATCAAGCCGGACAATCTCATCCGGGTGGAGGCCGACGAAGCCACCTACCACCTGCATATCATACTCCGCTTCGAGATCGAGCGCCAGCTCGTCGCCGGAGAGATCGACGTGGAGGACGTGCCGCAGGTCTGGGGCGACACGTTCGAGGAGTACCTCGGCATCCGCCCCGACAGCGACGCGGAGGGCTGTCTGCAAGACATCCACTGGTCGAGTTGGTTTGCGTCGTTCCAGAACTATACGATTGGCAGTGTTTTCGCCGCGCAGTTGGACGCGACCATCCGCGAGGAGTTCGACGACGTCGACGGGATGATTCGCGAGGGCGAGTTCGAGCCGCTGTGGGACTGGCTCACCGAGAACGTTCACAGTCACGGGAAGCGCTACCCGACGGACGAACTGATTGTAGAGGCGACAGGCGAGCCGTTGACGGCGGAGTACTTCTCCGAGTACGTGACCGAGAAGTTCGAGGCGCTGTACGGGTTGTAG
- a CDS encoding riboflavin synthase, with protein MFTGIVERTGEVTAVEDAEGGRRLRIRAPGFSDLHHGQSISVSGVCLTVEEFENAGEDAWFSVFLAAETVDKTYLGEVEAGELVNLERALAADGRFDGHVVQGHVDATTEVTAIEQVGDDWRFEFAMPEGMGQYVVSKGSVTLDGISLTVAERTPEMISVAIIPTTYELTTLSEKSVGNSVHVEVDVMAKYVENMLERYQPE; from the coding sequence ATGTTCACCGGAATCGTCGAGCGAACCGGCGAAGTGACGGCAGTCGAAGACGCCGAGGGCGGGCGTCGCCTCCGCATCCGCGCGCCAGGCTTTTCCGACTTACACCACGGCCAGTCCATCAGCGTCAGCGGCGTCTGTCTCACCGTCGAGGAGTTTGAGAACGCGGGCGAGGACGCGTGGTTCTCGGTGTTCCTCGCCGCGGAGACGGTCGACAAGACGTATCTGGGAGAAGTCGAGGCGGGCGAGCTTGTGAACCTCGAACGCGCGCTCGCCGCGGATGGGCGTTTCGACGGCCACGTGGTGCAGGGTCACGTCGACGCGACGACGGAGGTGACTGCGATAGAGCAGGTAGGCGACGACTGGCGCTTCGAGTTCGCGATGCCCGAGGGGATGGGCCAGTACGTCGTCTCGAAGGGGTCGGTTACGTTGGACGGAATTAGCCTGACCGTGGCCGAGCGGACGCCGGAGATGATTTCTGTTGCGATTATCCCGACGACGTACGAACTGACGACGCTCTCGGAGAAGTCGGTCGGTAACTCGGTTCACGTCGAAGTCGACGTGATGGCGAAGTACGTCGAGAACATGCTGGAGAGGTATCAGCCGGAATAG